A window from Taeniopygia guttata chromosome 10, bTaeGut7.mat, whole genome shotgun sequence encodes these proteins:
- the MCEE gene encoding methylmalonyl-CoA epimerase, mitochondrial isoform X3, producing the protein MAAVLRRGAAGLLSRLQPSAPTVRTLSSSKSFSRNIPSCLWKLGRLNHVAIAVPDLEKAQSLYKDVLGAQVSETVALPEHGVYTVFVELGNTKLELLHPLGEKSPIASFLQKNKTGGMHHICIEVDDIKAAMTELKKKKIRILSEEPKIGAHGKPVIFLHPKDCHGVLVELEQA; encoded by the exons ATGGCGGCGGTGCTGCGGCGCGGAGCGGCCG GGCTTCTTAGCAGACTGCAGCCTTCCGCTCCCACAGTACGAACTCTCTCCTCATCAAAGTCCTTCTCACGAAACATTCCAAGCTGTTTGTGGAAACTGGGCCGACTTAATCACGTGGCAATTGCAGTGCCTGATTTGGAGAAAGCTCAGTCCTTGTATAAAGATGTGTTAGGAGCCCAGGTGAGTGAGACTGTTGCTCTTCCTGAACATGGTGTCTACACTGTTTTTGTGGAGCTGGGAAATACCAAGCTGGAACTTCTACATCCGTTAGGAGAGAAAAGTCCCATTGCAAGCTTCCTGCAAAAAAACAAGACTGGAGGAATGCATCACATCTGCATTGAG GTTGATGACATAAAAGCGGCTATGacagaactgaagaaaaaaaagatacgAATATTGAGTGAAGAGCCAAAAATAGGTGCACATGGCAAACCTGTGATTTTTCTTCACCCTAAAGATTGCCATGGAGTCCTTGTGGAACTTGAGCAAGCTTGA
- the MCEE gene encoding methylmalonyl-CoA epimerase, mitochondrial isoform X5, whose product MAAPAPRSSNTAGSAANARRCSKFPFTTKHGKQLRSTGAATRGLLSRLQPSAPTVRTLSSSKSFSRNIPSCLWKLGRLNHVAIAVPDLEKAQSLYKDVLGAQVDDIKAAMTELKKKKIRILSEEPKIGAHGKPVIFLHPKDCHGVLVELEQA is encoded by the exons ATGGCGGCACCCGCCCCCCGCTCCTCAAACACTGCGGGCTCTGCCGCCAACGCCCGCCGCTGCTCGAAATTCCCTTTTACGACAAAGCATGGAAAACAGCTGAGGTCCACAGGAGCAGCAACTAGAG GGCTTCTTAGCAGACTGCAGCCTTCCGCTCCCACAGTACGAACTCTCTCCTCATCAAAGTCCTTCTCACGAAACATTCCAAGCTGTTTGTGGAAACTGGGCCGACTTAATCACGTGGCAATTGCAGTGCCTGATTTGGAGAAAGCTCAGTCCTTGTATAAAGATGTGTTAGGAGCCCAG GTTGATGACATAAAAGCGGCTATGacagaactgaagaaaaaaaagatacgAATATTGAGTGAAGAGCCAAAAATAGGTGCACATGGCAAACCTGTGATTTTTCTTCACCCTAAAGATTGCCATGGAGTCCTTGTGGAACTTGAGCAAGCTTGA
- the MCEE gene encoding methylmalonyl-CoA epimerase, mitochondrial isoform X2: MAVMPDGCCFPPWEGRGVAADWDLHQCWETCSKYSEGLLSRLQPSAPTVRTLSSSKSFSRNIPSCLWKLGRLNHVAIAVPDLEKAQSLYKDVLGAQVSETVALPEHGVYTVFVELGNTKLELLHPLGEKSPIASFLQKNKTGGMHHICIEVDDIKAAMTELKKKKIRILSEEPKIGAHGKPVIFLHPKDCHGVLVELEQA; this comes from the exons ATGGCAGTCATGCCCGATGGCTGCTGCTTCCCACCCTGGGAAGGGCGCGGTGTTGCTGCAGACTGGGATTTGCATCAGTGCTGGGAAACCTGCTCTAAATATAGTGAAG GGCTTCTTAGCAGACTGCAGCCTTCCGCTCCCACAGTACGAACTCTCTCCTCATCAAAGTCCTTCTCACGAAACATTCCAAGCTGTTTGTGGAAACTGGGCCGACTTAATCACGTGGCAATTGCAGTGCCTGATTTGGAGAAAGCTCAGTCCTTGTATAAAGATGTGTTAGGAGCCCAGGTGAGTGAGACTGTTGCTCTTCCTGAACATGGTGTCTACACTGTTTTTGTGGAGCTGGGAAATACCAAGCTGGAACTTCTACATCCGTTAGGAGAGAAAAGTCCCATTGCAAGCTTCCTGCAAAAAAACAAGACTGGAGGAATGCATCACATCTGCATTGAG GTTGATGACATAAAAGCGGCTATGacagaactgaagaaaaaaaagatacgAATATTGAGTGAAGAGCCAAAAATAGGTGCACATGGCAAACCTGTGATTTTTCTTCACCCTAAAGATTGCCATGGAGTCCTTGTGGAACTTGAGCAAGCTTGA
- the MCEE gene encoding methylmalonyl-CoA epimerase, mitochondrial isoform X1 produces MAAPAPRSSNTAGSAANARRCSKFPFTTKHGKQLRSTGAATRGLLSRLQPSAPTVRTLSSSKSFSRNIPSCLWKLGRLNHVAIAVPDLEKAQSLYKDVLGAQVSETVALPEHGVYTVFVELGNTKLELLHPLGEKSPIASFLQKNKTGGMHHICIEVDDIKAAMTELKKKKIRILSEEPKIGAHGKPVIFLHPKDCHGVLVELEQA; encoded by the exons ATGGCGGCACCCGCCCCCCGCTCCTCAAACACTGCGGGCTCTGCCGCCAACGCCCGCCGCTGCTCGAAATTCCCTTTTACGACAAAGCATGGAAAACAGCTGAGGTCCACAGGAGCAGCAACTAGAG GGCTTCTTAGCAGACTGCAGCCTTCCGCTCCCACAGTACGAACTCTCTCCTCATCAAAGTCCTTCTCACGAAACATTCCAAGCTGTTTGTGGAAACTGGGCCGACTTAATCACGTGGCAATTGCAGTGCCTGATTTGGAGAAAGCTCAGTCCTTGTATAAAGATGTGTTAGGAGCCCAGGTGAGTGAGACTGTTGCTCTTCCTGAACATGGTGTCTACACTGTTTTTGTGGAGCTGGGAAATACCAAGCTGGAACTTCTACATCCGTTAGGAGAGAAAAGTCCCATTGCAAGCTTCCTGCAAAAAAACAAGACTGGAGGAATGCATCACATCTGCATTGAG GTTGATGACATAAAAGCGGCTATGacagaactgaagaaaaaaaagatacgAATATTGAGTGAAGAGCCAAAAATAGGTGCACATGGCAAACCTGTGATTTTTCTTCACCCTAAAGATTGCCATGGAGTCCTTGTGGAACTTGAGCAAGCTTGA
- the MCEE gene encoding methylmalonyl-CoA epimerase, mitochondrial isoform X4 has product MAAPAPRSSNTAGSAANARRCSKFPFTTKHGKQLRSTGAATRGLLSRLQPSAPTVRTLSSSKSFSRNIPSCLWKLGRLNHVAIAVPDLEKAQSLYKDVLGAQVSETVALPEHGVYTVFVELGNTKLELLHPLGEKSPIASFLQKNKTGGMHHICIEETL; this is encoded by the exons ATGGCGGCACCCGCCCCCCGCTCCTCAAACACTGCGGGCTCTGCCGCCAACGCCCGCCGCTGCTCGAAATTCCCTTTTACGACAAAGCATGGAAAACAGCTGAGGTCCACAGGAGCAGCAACTAGAG GGCTTCTTAGCAGACTGCAGCCTTCCGCTCCCACAGTACGAACTCTCTCCTCATCAAAGTCCTTCTCACGAAACATTCCAAGCTGTTTGTGGAAACTGGGCCGACTTAATCACGTGGCAATTGCAGTGCCTGATTTGGAGAAAGCTCAGTCCTTGTATAAAGATGTGTTAGGAGCCCAGGTGAGTGAGACTGTTGCTCTTCCTGAACATGGTGTCTACACTGTTTTTGTGGAGCTGGGAAATACCAAGCTGGAACTTCTACATCCGTTAGGAGAGAAAAGTCCCATTGCAAGCTTCCTGCAAAAAAACAAGACTGGAGGAATGCATCACATCTGCATTGAG GAAACTTTATGA
- the MPHOSPH10 gene encoding U3 small nucleolar ribonucleoprotein protein MPP10 yields the protein MFRFRRRDTTARKRGGQSSAGGTPVCGTPVCGTPVCGTLAAAAEPAGPERGAAAEAEPGPRVRGAMAAVPGLPGLPGLPALPGIQGIRTCLRVAGAAAARPECFLSVQDGLAADFRAMTKTLYDLNKGSNIVRGGPLKELVIEKFDEEQIWQQLELQNNAVLDFFKKSIARDAEDEDLCLLSDQEEDGSDAEASSDKELEDNIMEAETEQINVYTKDEEKAKTKAKEKQSKLRESIMQKYSDEDSDIDFDIEALEQQAKTAKETTLRKKGRKSVVDDKFFKLAEMEAFLEHAEKEEKEKEEEEEDDINYFEDIISDDDKDLEEAKVKPIKSSRDMTYKDFFDPVDDDGDDDLVANDAEEDQEEEADSAIEEQNEGSMSEFEDMDEMVEHMRSKEASKKVTFNVPDDSETEDVAEGQLEKGISPSEVKSSFEKRQEKMSKKIKSLEEALLEEKPWQLKGEVTGQKRPENSLLEETVLFDHAVRMAPVITEETTFQLEDLIKQRILDEAWDDVVPKEKPKEEAFDYKKRISLDHEKSKLSLAEIYEQEYMKLHQQKTEEEENPEHKEIQEMMDSLFQKLDALCNFHFTPKPPVPEIKIVSNLPAISMEEVAPVAVSDAALLAPEEIKEKNKAGDVKTDAEKTPTDKKRELRRKKLRKRMKRKEKEKRQKLLEKMKPEQGTKLSKKAAAAKLKRLTKEGKASLLKDEGKDKALKSSQAFFSQLQDQVRMQIKDASKLKKKQKKEKAISVHKLKL from the exons ATGTTTCGGTTCAGGAGGCGGGACACCACGGCTCGGAAGCGGGGCGGGCAGAGCTCCGCGGGCGGAACCCCTGTGTGCGGAACCCCTGTGTGCGGAACCCCTGTGTGCGGAACCTTGGCGGCGGCCGCGGAGCCGGCCGGGCCTgagcgcggggccgcggcggagGCGGAGCCGGGCCCACGTGTGCGCGGGGCGATGGCGGCGGTgccggggctcccggggctcccggggctcccggcGCTCCCGGGGATCCAGGGCATCCGGACCTGCCTCAGGGTGGCGGGAGCAGCGGCGGCGCGCCCCGAGTGCTTCCTCAG TGTGCAGGATGGGCTGGCTGCCGACTTCAGAGCGATGACAAAGACTCTCTACGATTTGAATAAAGGAAGCAATATAGTTCGTGGGGGTCCTCTAAAAGAGCTGGTGATAGAAAAGTTTGATGAAGAACAGATTTGGCAGCAACTGGAGCTCCAGAACAATGCAGTTCTCGATTTCTTCAAGAAATCCATTGCAAGGGATGCCGAGGATGAAGATCTTTGTCTTCTCTCAGACCAGGAAGAGGATGGCTCTGATGCAGAGGCCAGCAGTGACAAGGAGTTGGAAGACAACATAATGGAAGCAGAAACTGAACAAATTAATGTGTATacaaaagatgaagaaaaagctaaaactaaagctaaagaaaagcaaagtaaaCTCAGAGAAAGCATAATGCAGAAATACAGTGATGAGGATTCTGATATTGACTTTGATATTGAAGCATTGGAGCAACAAGCTAAAACAGCCAAGGAAACCACACtgagaaagaagggaagaaaatctgTAGTGGATGACAAGTTTTTCAAGCTAGCTGAGATGGAAGCTTTTTTAGAACatgcagagaaggaagaaaaggaaaaagaagaagaagaagaagatgaCATTAATTATTTTGAAGACATTATCTCAGATGATGACAAAGATTTAGAAGAAGCTAAAGTCAAA CCAATAAAAAGTTCAAGAGATATGACATACAAAGATTTCTTTGATCCAGttgatgatgatggtgatgatgatttAGTAGCTAATGATGCTGAAGAGGATCAGGAAGAGGAAGCAGACAGTGCCATTGAAGAGCAAAATGAAGGAAGTATGTCTGA GTTTGAGGATATGGATGAAATGGTGGAGCACATGAGAAGTAAAGAAGCTTCTAAAAAAGTAACTTTCAATGTGCCAGATGACAGTGAAACAGAAGATGTAGCTGAAGGGCAATTAGAGAAGGGCATCAGTCCCAGTGAAGTAAAGTCATCATTTGAGAAGAGACAGGAAAAG AtgagcaaaaaaataaaaagcttggAAGAAGCATTGTTAGAGGAGAAACCTTGGCAGCTGAAAGGAGAAGTGACTGGACAGAAACGCCCTGAGAACAGCCTTTTGGAAGAAACAGTGCTTTTTGACCACGCAGTCCGAATGG caCCTGTGATCACAGAAGAAACTACTTTTCAGCTTGAAGATCTCATTAAACAAAGAATATTGGATGAG GCATGGGATGACGTAGTaccaaaagaaaaacccaaagagGAAGCTTTTGATTACAAGAAGCGGATCAGTTTGGATCATGAAAAGAGTAAGCTGAGTCTCGCTGAAATCTATGAGCAAGAATACATGAAACTTCACCAG CAAAagactgaagaggaagaaaatcctGAACACAAAGAAATTCAGGAAATGATGGATTCACTCTTCCAGAAGCTGGATGCACTTTGTAATTTCCACTTCACACCCAAACCA CCGGTGccagaaattaaaatagtttCGAACCTTCCAGCGATAAGTATGGAAGAAGTAGCACCAGTTGCTGTTAGTGATGCTGCTCTCTTAGCACCAGAGGAGATCAAG GAAAAGAACAAAGCTGGTGATGTAAAAACAGATGCAGAAAAGACTCCCACGGACAAAAAACGAGAactcagaaggaaaaagctCCGTAAACGTATGAAGcgaaaggaaaaggagaaacgTCAAAAGCTTCTTGAAAAGATGAAACCAGAGCAAGGCacaaaacttagcaaaaaagctgctgcagcaaaattaaaaaggcTTACCAAAGAAGGCAAAGCATCTCTGCTCAAG GATGAAGGTAAAGACAAGGCCTTGAAATCATCCCAGGCCTTCTTTTCTCAGCTACAAGATCAAGTGAGAATGCAAATCAAAGATGCCAGCAAAttaaagaagaaacagaagaaggagaaagcaaTCTCTGTTCATAAACTGAAGTTGTAA